A genomic region of Halomonas aestuarii contains the following coding sequences:
- the miaA gene encoding tRNA (adenosine(37)-N6)-dimethylallyltransferase MiaA, whose product MPDSRPPAILLMGPTAAGKTDLAIALHERLGCELISVDSAMVYRGLDIGSAKPSPEELSRAPHRLIDIRDPAEPYSAADFREDALREMRAIGAAGRVPLLVGGTMMYFKRLLEGVANLPAADPTVRAELERQVADHGLASLHDELARVDPASARRIHPNDPQRLMRALEVQRLAGRSLSELWSEQHQETFPWRTLSIGLAPFDRGVLHARIAQRFRAMLDAGLIEEVAALKARGDLSASLPSMKSVGYRQVWAHLDGEIDHDELERRGIIATRQLAKRQLTWMRSWPALRWVDSLGPDPLGEVLKLVREFGT is encoded by the coding sequence ATGCCCGATTCGCGTCCCCCCGCCATCCTGCTGATGGGCCCCACCGCCGCCGGCAAGACCGACCTGGCCATCGCGCTGCACGAGCGGCTCGGCTGCGAGCTGATCAGCGTCGACTCGGCGATGGTCTACCGCGGCCTGGACATCGGCAGCGCCAAGCCCTCGCCCGAGGAGCTTTCACGTGCGCCGCATCGGCTGATTGACATCCGCGACCCGGCCGAGCCCTATTCGGCGGCCGACTTCCGCGAGGACGCGCTGCGCGAGATGCGCGCCATCGGGGCGGCCGGCCGGGTTCCGCTGCTGGTCGGCGGCACCATGATGTACTTCAAGCGCCTGCTCGAGGGGGTGGCCAACCTGCCGGCCGCGGATCCGACCGTGCGCGCCGAGCTCGAACGGCAGGTGGCCGATCATGGCCTGGCGTCGCTACATGACGAGCTGGCCCGGGTCGATCCTGCATCGGCACGGCGCATCCACCCCAACGATCCCCAGCGCCTGATGCGGGCGCTGGAGGTCCAGCGGCTCGCCGGGCGTTCCCTCAGCGAGCTGTGGAGCGAGCAGCACCAGGAAACCTTTCCCTGGCGGACGTTGTCGATAGGCCTCGCGCCCTTCGATCGAGGCGTGCTCCATGCACGGATCGCGCAGCGCTTCAGGGCCATGCTCGACGCCGGGCTGATCGAGGAGGTGGCCGCCCTGAAGGCGCGGGGTGACCTGTCGGCGTCGCTGCCGTCCATGAAGAGCGTGGGCTACCGCCAGGTGTGGGCTCATCTCGACGGCGAGATCGACCACGACGAGCTCGAGCGGCGCGGCATCATCGCGACCCGCCAGCTGGCCAAGCGTCAGCTGACCTGGATGCGCAGCTGGCCGGCGCTGCGCTGGGTCGACAGCCTGGGTCCCGACCCGCTGGGCGAGGTGTTGAAACTCGTGCGCGAATTCGGCACTTAG